Within Candidatus Cloacimonadota bacterium, the genomic segment TAAGGCATCCGGAAGACCAGTTGGTTTTCTATTTCCATCGAGCAATACCAAATCTGGTTTTATTCGCAGACCTTTTACTGCCTCTTCCATCCCCTTCATAGTAGCTCCCAGAATGTTAAGTTGGTCTATCTCATCAACAGAGATGATAATTACTTGATAATCGATAGCAGTGTCTATGATCTGCTCATAGATAGTCTCTCTAATCCTTTCGGATATTTTTTTGGAGTCATTAAGATCGGGAATACTGTATTGCAAGTCCAAAATGCAGGCAGACACAACCAAAGGTCCTGCTAAAGGACCTCTCCCTGCCTCATCAACACCGGCAGTAAGACCAAACTGCTCCCTTAATTCCAGTTCATTAGTATAGAGCAGTTTCATCTATCTTTGTCTTTATTCTGATCATAGAGTTTCTAATATCTGGTTAGTTAAATCCAGAGCACTGATCAAACTCTTCGGCGATGCTATCCCCTTGCCGGCAATGTCATAGGCAGTACCATGATCTACTGAAGCCCGGAAAAAGGGCAACCCTA encodes:
- a CDS encoding ribonuclease HII — translated: MKLLYTNELELREQFGLTAGVDEAGRGPLAGPLVVSACILDLQYSIPDLNDSKKISERIRETIYEQIIDTAIDYQVIIISVDEIDQLNILGATMKGMEEAVKGLRIKPDLVLLDGNRKPTGLPDALPIIKGDSQYASIAAASILAKVTRDRIMREIHNLYPSYNFLKNKGYPTREHCKALVEYGITEHHRRSYKPVKEAEREKVQWKRSKH